In Opitutaceae bacterium TAV5, one genomic interval encodes:
- a CDS encoding FAD dependent oxidoreductase, whose protein sequence is MSTSPLSTAHASSGTGTPAAAAFTSVFERTFDAVVVGAGFIGLTAARQLAAAGHEVLLVEPSGDLLWEATRALENTAGASPALPAAARTGWTQWLAGIPVPGTSKNVAPSAGAAPWFDPALAEIAAGKELHDTLAAASSAAPANLQTLLYAAPLAVSLAPDAGAGQRLAALTLATKNGARTVRARHWIDATEQGSLAVLARPDAAALARTPSARYRSIVLQSSTPEKLDAAAEAFRARHPEVEWLGSSRATERRLRLAVSAGTPWHREAVALLRDLRSAVNAADATAGFVVSHTSLRDFPVYAAAPATATPAAASPAWHENLAVLSPAFRPEALATPADRFALGFLTTLPPARESQQIPLSQTPPPLPAPAALPAFEVVVAGAGTAGAHAAIAAGRAGARTLALDHTTYPGGVGTGGGICGYFHGKPGGLQEEINERTREMSSLLTGIPAEKIRGWHHDAKKFVLLEMFDEAGVTFIGDALLWNVEKTGAAVTAALVLVEGRLTRIPATAWIDGTGDGDLAVQAGAAFVTGREGDGRTLAYSQSIFGIGPAGEVPGTLNVGSCNFDAGWCDPTDPEDLTRARLHGIAQHLAPALAGKTSPVAVSPLLGLRQSRQIVTDVALTFADMVNRTRFDDAVGETDTVADTHSVDFEFENDEAVFYYWACRLFRQPQRCDLPYRMLLPRGLANVWVPSRATGVTVEAAYGMRMQRDLQRLAEAAGIAAALAVKNPATPGAARAVDLHALQTALETSGAKLPATSADSAAPAGSELLAALDEGRPGLHLWQLAQDPARFRADVTRRLASENPRVSFYAATVLANWPDPAPEVETRLLDALAARETGPTPEEYAVPGAHGQIIDVPFWTIALALLRRVGTARSLPALRDLAREPGRPLNLRTLLARTLERLSVRLGDSPVLREALDALLAGTTSADGLLPTSRSLWKSLHGEEQITLRNDRGADTRQDHTWQLHLIIARTRRTLGLPEQAAATAFRHDARAYVRDAFARG, encoded by the coding sequence ATGTCCACATCGCCCCTTTCCACTGCGCACGCATCCTCCGGCACCGGCACTCCCGCCGCAGCCGCCTTCACCTCCGTTTTCGAACGGACTTTTGATGCGGTCGTCGTCGGCGCCGGTTTTATCGGCCTGACTGCCGCCCGCCAGCTCGCCGCCGCCGGCCATGAGGTGCTGCTCGTCGAACCCTCCGGCGACCTGTTGTGGGAAGCCACACGCGCCCTTGAAAACACCGCCGGCGCCTCCCCCGCCCTCCCCGCTGCGGCCCGCACCGGCTGGACGCAATGGCTCGCCGGTATCCCGGTCCCCGGTACATCGAAAAATGTCGCGCCCTCCGCCGGCGCCGCTCCCTGGTTCGACCCTGCGCTGGCCGAAATCGCCGCCGGCAAGGAGCTGCACGACACCCTCGCAGCCGCCTCTTCCGCGGCCCCCGCCAACCTGCAAACGCTCCTTTACGCCGCCCCTCTCGCCGTCTCACTCGCACCCGACGCCGGCGCCGGCCAGCGCCTCGCCGCGCTCACCCTGGCGACCAAGAACGGCGCGCGCACCGTGCGCGCCCGCCACTGGATCGACGCCACCGAACAAGGCTCGCTCGCCGTCCTCGCCCGCCCCGATGCCGCCGCCCTCGCGCGCACGCCGTCGGCGCGTTACCGCAGCATTGTCCTGCAATCTTCCACGCCCGAAAAACTCGATGCCGCCGCCGAAGCCTTTCGCGCCCGCCATCCCGAAGTCGAATGGCTCGGCTCCTCTCGCGCCACCGAACGCCGGCTGCGCCTGGCCGTCTCCGCCGGCACGCCCTGGCATCGCGAAGCGGTCGCGCTTCTCCGCGATCTCCGCTCCGCGGTCAATGCGGCCGATGCCACCGCCGGTTTTGTTGTCAGCCACACCTCGCTGCGCGATTTCCCGGTTTACGCGGCTGCTCCGGCCACCGCCACGCCGGCCGCTGCCTCGCCTGCCTGGCATGAAAACCTCGCCGTGCTCAGCCCCGCCTTCCGCCCTGAAGCCCTCGCCACTCCCGCCGACCGCTTCGCCCTCGGCTTCCTGACCACCTTGCCGCCTGCCCGCGAGAGCCAGCAGATCCCTCTGTCACAAACCCCGCCGCCGCTTCCCGCTCCGGCCGCGCTTCCCGCCTTTGAAGTCGTCGTGGCCGGCGCCGGGACGGCGGGCGCCCACGCCGCCATCGCCGCCGGCCGGGCCGGCGCGCGCACACTCGCCCTCGACCACACCACCTACCCGGGCGGTGTCGGCACCGGAGGCGGCATCTGCGGCTACTTCCATGGCAAACCCGGCGGCCTCCAGGAAGAAATCAACGAACGCACCCGCGAGATGAGTTCTCTCCTCACCGGCATCCCGGCCGAAAAAATCCGCGGCTGGCACCACGACGCGAAAAAATTCGTGCTCCTCGAAATGTTCGACGAGGCCGGCGTCACCTTTATCGGCGACGCCCTGCTCTGGAATGTCGAAAAAACCGGCGCCGCCGTCACCGCAGCGCTCGTCCTCGTCGAGGGTCGCCTCACGCGCATCCCGGCCACGGCCTGGATCGACGGCACCGGCGACGGCGACCTCGCCGTGCAGGCCGGCGCCGCCTTCGTCACCGGACGCGAAGGCGACGGCCGCACGCTCGCCTACAGCCAGTCCATTTTCGGCATCGGCCCGGCCGGCGAAGTGCCCGGCACGCTCAACGTCGGCTCGTGCAACTTCGACGCCGGCTGGTGCGATCCCACCGATCCCGAAGATCTCACCCGCGCCCGCCTTCACGGCATCGCGCAACACCTCGCCCCCGCGCTCGCCGGCAAGACCTCGCCCGTCGCCGTGTCGCCGCTCCTCGGCCTGCGCCAGTCGCGCCAGATCGTCACCGACGTCGCCCTCACCTTTGCCGACATGGTCAACCGCACGCGCTTCGACGATGCCGTCGGCGAGACCGACACGGTGGCCGACACCCACTCCGTGGACTTCGAGTTCGAGAACGACGAAGCCGTGTTCTATTACTGGGCCTGCCGCCTCTTCCGCCAGCCCCAGCGTTGCGATCTCCCCTACCGGATGCTCCTCCCGCGCGGTCTCGCCAACGTCTGGGTCCCCAGCCGCGCCACCGGCGTGACGGTCGAGGCCGCCTACGGCATGCGCATGCAGCGCGATCTCCAGCGCCTCGCCGAGGCCGCCGGTATCGCCGCCGCCCTCGCCGTCAAGAATCCGGCCACGCCCGGCGCCGCCCGCGCCGTCGACCTGCACGCCCTCCAGACCGCGCTCGAAACCAGCGGCGCGAAACTCCCGGCCACATCCGCCGACTCCGCCGCGCCGGCCGGCAGCGAGCTTCTCGCCGCCCTCGATGAAGGCCGCCCCGGCCTGCACCTCTGGCAACTCGCGCAGGACCCGGCCCGCTTCCGCGCCGACGTCACCCGCCGCCTCGCATCGGAAAACCCGCGCGTGTCCTTCTACGCCGCCACCGTTCTCGCCAACTGGCCCGATCCGGCTCCGGAAGTCGAGACGCGCCTCCTGGACGCGCTCGCCGCGCGCGAAACCGGTCCCACGCCCGAGGAATATGCCGTGCCCGGGGCGCACGGCCAGATCATCGATGTGCCTTTCTGGACCATCGCCCTCGCGCTCCTTCGCCGCGTCGGCACCGCGCGCTCGCTCCCGGCCTTGCGCGATCTTGCCCGCGAACCCGGGCGGCCGCTCAACCTGCGCACGCTCCTCGCCCGGACGCTGGAGCGCCTCTCCGTCCGCCTCGGAGATTCGCCCGTGCTGCGCGAAGCACTTGACGCCCTCCTTGCCGGGACGACATCCGCGGACGGGCTGCTGCCCACCTCGCGCTCTCTCTGGAAATCGCTGCACGGCGAGGAGCAGATCACGCTCCGCAACGACCGCGGCGCCGACACGCGCCAGGATCACACCTGGCAGTTGCACCTGATCATCGCCCGCACCCGTCGCACGCTCGGCCTGCCCGAGCAGGCCGCGGCGACCGCCTTCCGCCACGATGCCCGCGCCTACGTGCGCGACGCCTTCGCCCGGGGGTAG
- a CDS encoding AraC family transcriptional regulator, with translation MRAKKQIPGGQADETGESRDDGGTGAGGGAGEGEQDEIVEALAAFEEATGLAVCIKLLPASHARGTVLGEVLAQPNYHLHLSPFCMHVKEGLKLNMRCRDCDLRAVPERCEQERRIFVNTCHAGADEIIMPLFTDEALAGVVFAGQFRTRADQPAGLPFLRAAARRRAVGLARMLAAFLGEHLRRPRFNSETSQGFRRGAIQAFLEKNARTNPSLGDLAKHLGLSATRMTHAVREATGMSFVELRDSLRMERARGLLQGTYYKVSHIAAECGFSSPQYFHRFFRQKASMTPLAWRKRHRTEV, from the coding sequence ATGAGAGCGAAAAAACAGATTCCGGGGGGACAGGCCGATGAAACCGGGGAATCCCGCGACGACGGCGGGACAGGCGCGGGCGGCGGGGCCGGGGAGGGGGAGCAGGACGAGATCGTGGAGGCGCTGGCGGCGTTCGAGGAGGCCACCGGACTGGCGGTGTGCATCAAGCTGCTGCCGGCATCGCATGCGCGGGGGACGGTGCTGGGGGAGGTGCTTGCGCAGCCGAACTACCATCTGCATCTGTCCCCGTTTTGCATGCATGTGAAGGAGGGGCTGAAGCTCAACATGCGGTGCCGGGATTGCGACTTGCGGGCGGTGCCGGAACGTTGCGAACAGGAGCGTCGTATTTTCGTGAATACGTGCCACGCCGGCGCGGACGAAATCATCATGCCGTTGTTCACAGACGAGGCCCTGGCCGGCGTGGTGTTCGCGGGGCAGTTTCGCACGCGGGCAGACCAGCCGGCGGGACTGCCGTTTCTGCGGGCGGCGGCGCGGCGGCGGGCGGTCGGGCTGGCGAGGATGCTGGCAGCGTTTCTCGGCGAACATCTGCGGAGGCCGCGTTTCAACAGCGAGACGTCGCAGGGGTTTCGCCGCGGGGCGATTCAGGCGTTTCTGGAAAAGAACGCGCGCACCAATCCCTCGCTGGGCGATCTGGCGAAGCACCTGGGGCTGTCCGCCACCCGGATGACGCACGCCGTGCGGGAGGCGACGGGGATGTCGTTTGTGGAGTTGCGCGATTCGCTGCGGATGGAGCGGGCGCGGGGGTTGTTGCAGGGGACGTACTACAAGGTGTCGCACATCGCGGCGGAGTGCGGTTTCAGTTCACCGCAGTATTTTCACCGGTTTTTCCGGCAAAAGGCGAGCATGACGCCGCTGGCCTGGCGCAAGCGGCATCGGACCGAGGTATGA
- a CDS encoding oxidoreductase produces the protein MTSSPSAPAPLRWGILGTGRIAATFARGVAASQLGQLAAVGSRTPEAAAKFATEHAIPTDRAHGSYEALFADPDVDAIYIGTPHPQHAAWAIRAAEAGKHVLCEKPLGLNHAEGMVMVQAARDHGVVLMEAFMYRCHPQTARIVELIREGALGEVRVVQAAFSFRSGFDANSRLWSNAAGGGGILDVGCYPVSMARLVAGAASGQPFLNPTKVTGAGHLHPETGVDEYAAATLDFPNGVVAQVSTGIGVTQDNVVRIYGTAGWLHIPSPWVVSRDGGASRITLHRAGAAAPEEIVIDGAPLYALEADAFARAVRAGLRDVPGMSTDDTLGNLATLDQWRAAIGLVYEAEKPENYTQTIARRPLAASPAADAASVQGSRFPVSDCRPAASVQGSGNNSRPETLNSKPGGGSRAAAIPHAPLPGVEKSVSRLVMGCDNQRTMPHAAAMWDDFFERGGNAFDTAYIYGGGLMEKLLGQWMRHRGVRDQVAVLAKGAHTPDCTPEGITRQLEISLDRLQTGYADVYLMHRDNPDVPVDEFVDVLNRHAQAGRIRIFGGSNWSRERVVAANEYARKHRLQGFGAWSNQFSLARLVEPMWGGCLSASDPASRHWLLETSLPLFAWSSQARGFFTDRAGPDKRTDAELVRCWYSDDNFARRERAVELAAKKGVSPIAIAGSYVLSQPFPTFALIGPRTIAETVSSLECLKVPLTLDELAWLNLEKDTL, from the coding sequence ATGACATCTTCCCCCTCCGCTCCCGCGCCCCTTCGCTGGGGTATTCTCGGCACCGGCCGCATCGCCGCCACCTTCGCCCGCGGCGTCGCCGCCTCGCAACTCGGGCAGCTCGCCGCCGTCGGCAGCCGCACGCCCGAAGCCGCCGCGAAATTCGCCACCGAACACGCCATCCCGACCGACCGCGCCCATGGCAGCTACGAGGCGCTGTTCGCCGACCCCGATGTCGATGCCATCTACATCGGCACGCCCCACCCCCAGCATGCCGCCTGGGCCATCCGCGCCGCCGAAGCCGGCAAGCACGTGCTCTGCGAAAAACCCCTCGGCCTCAACCACGCCGAAGGCATGGTCATGGTGCAGGCTGCGCGCGATCACGGCGTAGTGCTCATGGAGGCGTTCATGTACCGCTGCCACCCGCAAACGGCGCGCATCGTCGAACTGATCCGCGAAGGCGCGCTCGGCGAGGTGCGCGTGGTGCAGGCCGCCTTCAGCTTCCGCTCCGGCTTCGACGCCAACTCCCGCCTCTGGTCCAACGCCGCGGGCGGCGGCGGCATTCTCGACGTGGGCTGTTACCCTGTTTCCATGGCCCGCCTCGTCGCCGGCGCCGCTTCCGGACAACCGTTCCTCAACCCGACCAAAGTCACCGGTGCCGGCCATCTGCATCCGGAGACCGGCGTGGACGAATATGCCGCGGCCACGCTCGATTTCCCCAATGGCGTCGTCGCCCAGGTCTCCACCGGCATCGGCGTCACCCAGGATAATGTCGTACGCATCTACGGCACCGCCGGCTGGCTGCACATCCCCTCGCCGTGGGTCGTCAGCCGCGACGGTGGCGCATCCAGGATCACACTCCATCGCGCGGGAGCCGCCGCGCCCGAAGAGATCGTCATCGACGGCGCCCCGCTCTACGCGCTCGAGGCCGATGCCTTCGCCCGCGCCGTCCGCGCCGGCCTGCGCGACGTGCCCGGGATGAGCACCGACGACACCCTCGGCAACCTCGCGACGCTCGACCAGTGGCGCGCCGCCATCGGTCTCGTCTACGAAGCCGAAAAACCGGAAAACTACACGCAAACCATCGCCCGCCGTCCGCTCGCCGCCTCCCCCGCCGCGGATGCGGCGAGTGTTCAGGGTTCCCGGTTCCCTGTGTCAGACTGTCGGCCTGCGGCCTCGGTACAGGGTTCAGGCAACAACTCCAGACCCGAAACCCTGAACTCCAAACCTGGCGGCGGCAGCCGCGCCGCCGCCATCCCGCACGCGCCGCTTCCCGGCGTGGAAAAATCCGTATCGCGCCTCGTCATGGGCTGCGACAACCAGCGCACCATGCCGCACGCCGCCGCCATGTGGGACGATTTTTTCGAGCGCGGCGGCAACGCCTTCGACACCGCTTACATCTACGGCGGTGGCCTCATGGAAAAACTGCTCGGCCAATGGATGCGCCACCGCGGCGTGCGCGACCAGGTGGCCGTCCTCGCGAAAGGCGCGCACACGCCCGATTGCACGCCGGAGGGCATCACGCGCCAGCTCGAAATCTCGCTCGACCGCCTGCAAACCGGCTACGCCGACGTGTATCTGATGCACCGTGACAATCCCGACGTGCCCGTCGACGAATTCGTCGACGTGCTCAACCGTCACGCCCAGGCCGGGCGCATCCGCATCTTCGGCGGCTCCAACTGGAGCCGCGAACGCGTGGTGGCCGCCAACGAATATGCACGCAAACACCGCCTCCAGGGCTTCGGCGCATGGAGCAACCAGTTTTCCCTCGCCCGCCTCGTCGAGCCGATGTGGGGCGGCTGCCTCAGCGCGAGCGACCCCGCCTCGCGCCACTGGCTGCTCGAAACCTCGCTGCCGCTCTTCGCGTGGTCGAGCCAGGCGCGCGGTTTCTTCACCGACCGCGCCGGCCCCGATAAACGCACCGATGCCGAACTCGTGCGCTGCTGGTATTCGGACGACAACTTCGCCCGCCGCGAACGCGCCGTGGAGCTGGCCGCGAAAAAAGGTGTGTCGCCCATCGCCATCGCGGGTTCGTATGTGCTTTCGCAGCCCTTCCCGACCTTCGCCCTGATCGGCCCGCGCACCATCGCCGAGACGGTCAGCTCGCTGGAATGCCTCAAGGTTCCGCTCACCCTCGACGAACTCGCCTGGCTCAATCTGGAGAAGGACACGCTCTGA
- a CDS encoding AraC family transcriptional regulator: protein MILKWKFDARLSNNLQLWETAPRLRIAVVQAHSWPGGYEGRWHEHPFFELAVVLEGACCWRLGRRRVALPAGEWLLLAPHRKHSEEVAAGQRARMAWIGFDFAKGQEPEGLRACCGEKLVAGPWRGDMEGLCGVIYREAQQPDMPGAEARVELALRSVLILIARAAVGEGRTGNVPAPHRRTQAVRAAAHTLAHNLASPLRVAELARYHGLGAGRFAARFRAEYGEAPREFRQRRRLEKAQRQLAETSLSVKEIAAACGYTDAAHFCHHFRRATGLTPRAWRQGQAGGAVATP, encoded by the coding sequence TTGATCCTGAAATGGAAATTTGATGCCAGATTGTCGAATAATTTACAATTATGGGAAACTGCGCCGCGGCTGCGGATTGCCGTGGTGCAGGCTCATTCCTGGCCGGGCGGATACGAGGGCAGGTGGCACGAGCATCCGTTTTTCGAGCTGGCAGTGGTGCTGGAGGGGGCGTGTTGCTGGAGGCTCGGGCGGCGGCGGGTGGCGTTGCCGGCCGGGGAATGGCTGTTGCTGGCGCCGCATCGCAAGCACAGCGAGGAGGTGGCGGCGGGGCAGCGGGCGCGGATGGCGTGGATCGGGTTCGATTTTGCGAAGGGACAGGAGCCGGAGGGGTTGCGGGCTTGTTGCGGCGAGAAGCTTGTGGCCGGTCCCTGGCGGGGAGACATGGAGGGGCTTTGCGGCGTGATTTACCGGGAGGCGCAACAGCCGGATATGCCGGGCGCGGAGGCGCGGGTGGAGCTGGCGTTGCGTTCGGTGCTGATCCTGATCGCGCGGGCGGCGGTCGGGGAGGGGAGGACGGGGAACGTCCCCGCGCCTCACCGGCGGACGCAGGCGGTGCGCGCGGCGGCCCACACGCTGGCACACAACCTGGCCTCGCCGCTCCGGGTGGCGGAGCTGGCGCGTTATCATGGTCTGGGAGCGGGGCGGTTTGCGGCGAGGTTTCGTGCCGAGTACGGAGAGGCGCCGCGGGAATTTCGTCAGAGACGGCGCCTCGAAAAGGCGCAGCGGCAACTCGCGGAAACCTCGCTTTCGGTCAAGGAGATCGCCGCCGCCTGCGGCTACACGGATGCGGCGCATTTTTGTCATCACTTCCGCCGCGCGACGGGTCTCACTCCGCGGGCGTGGCGGCAGGGGCAGGCGGGAGGGGCGGTGGCGACTCCTTGA
- a CDS encoding integrase: MAREAGVSHQTISRIWQAFGLHPHRHESFTLSTDPLFVEKVRDVAGLYQSPPQNAVVFCVDEKSQIQALERSQPILPMDLGRAERHTHDYFRHGTVSLFAALEVATGEVWGRCHARHTHKEFLAFLKQIEDRTPAGLDIHVVLDNYATHKTDAVVRWLARHPRWHLHFIPTHSSWLNQVERFFAELTRKRLQRESFLSVQQLRSAISDYLKTHNQNPRPFLWTASADIILGKVAHLCKKLQ, from the coding sequence ATGGCCAGGGAGGCCGGCGTGTCGCACCAGACCATCAGCCGCATCTGGCAAGCCTTCGGGCTCCATCCACACCGGCACGAGTCCTTCACGCTCTCCACCGATCCGCTTTTTGTGGAGAAGGTCCGCGACGTGGCGGGCCTCTACCAAAGTCCCCCGCAAAACGCGGTGGTCTTCTGCGTGGACGAGAAGAGCCAGATCCAGGCCTTGGAGCGCTCCCAGCCCATCCTGCCCATGGATCTGGGCCGGGCCGAGCGTCACACCCACGATTACTTCCGCCATGGAACGGTATCCCTGTTTGCCGCACTCGAGGTGGCCACTGGAGAGGTCTGGGGCCGCTGTCATGCCCGCCATACCCACAAGGAGTTCCTCGCATTCCTCAAACAGATCGAGGATCGCACCCCTGCCGGTCTGGACATCCACGTCGTGCTCGATAACTACGCTACCCATAAAACTGATGCGGTCGTGCGCTGGCTGGCCCGCCACCCCCGCTGGCACCTGCACTTCATCCCCACCCACAGCTCCTGGCTCAACCAGGTCGAACGCTTCTTTGCCGAACTCACCCGCAAACGGCTTCAACGCGAAAGCTTCCTCAGCGTGCAGCAACTGCGCTCGGCCATCTCCGACTACCTTAAAACCCACAACCAAAACCCTCGCCCCTTCCTCTGGACCGCCTCCGCCGACATCATCCTCGGCAAGGTTGCCCATTTATGTAAGAAACTTCAATGA
- a CDS encoding LacI family transcriptional regulator: MKPPTMQMIADQAGVSLMTVSRALKNNPRLSLATRERIRKIATGLGYRPNPLVSALMAQIRHARAPKVWPTIAFLTAHPDEVYTRAHTYNARIHAGAAERAVMLGYRLERFSLAEPGMTGARMRGMLLARGIPGVILPPLPDPIPDIGFDWSPFACATVGYSYTTPALHRAANDQFNTIRTAVHRLTGLGYERIGLAIRHEDDHRVENKWGGGFLSFHPYLPARRRLPVFLWHYARNQPRACAHTRAGEEGWEDWEGSGEMPSGFSAWFHRHKPDAIISLQPLMVRTWLKSLGARVPEDVSLVSLNLQHNQSGFSGVDQNNALLGAAAVELVVEQIHHNEHGVPARAKTVMIMGDWVEGATTRRQKPPKRPTVPAPAATPVE; encoded by the coding sequence ATGAAACCCCCCACCATGCAGATGATTGCCGACCAGGCCGGCGTGTCGCTGATGACCGTTTCCCGCGCGCTGAAGAACAATCCCCGCCTGTCTCTCGCCACGCGCGAGCGTATCCGTAAAATCGCAACCGGGCTCGGCTATCGTCCCAATCCGCTCGTTTCCGCGCTCATGGCCCAGATCCGCCACGCCCGCGCGCCCAAGGTGTGGCCGACGATTGCCTTTCTCACCGCTCACCCGGACGAGGTCTACACGCGGGCACACACCTACAACGCCCGGATTCATGCGGGCGCCGCCGAACGCGCCGTCATGCTCGGCTACCGGCTGGAACGCTTCTCGCTCGCCGAACCCGGCATGACCGGCGCGCGGATGCGAGGCATGCTCCTCGCCCGCGGCATTCCCGGCGTGATCCTGCCTCCCCTGCCCGATCCGATTCCCGACATCGGTTTCGACTGGTCGCCATTTGCCTGCGCCACCGTCGGTTATTCCTACACCACACCTGCCCTGCATCGCGCCGCCAACGACCAGTTCAACACCATCCGCACGGCCGTCCACCGCCTCACCGGACTCGGCTACGAACGTATCGGCCTCGCCATCCGCCACGAGGACGATCACCGCGTGGAAAACAAATGGGGGGGCGGTTTTTTGTCGTTTCACCCCTATCTGCCGGCGCGACGGCGACTGCCTGTATTTTTGTGGCATTACGCCCGAAACCAGCCGCGCGCCTGTGCACACACACGCGCAGGCGAAGAAGGCTGGGAAGACTGGGAAGGCAGCGGCGAAATGCCCTCCGGCTTCTCCGCCTGGTTCCATCGGCACAAACCCGACGCGATCATCTCGCTGCAACCGCTCATGGTCCGGACGTGGCTGAAGTCGCTTGGCGCGCGCGTGCCCGAAGACGTCAGCCTGGTAAGCCTCAATCTCCAGCATAACCAGTCCGGCTTCAGCGGCGTCGACCAGAACAATGCCCTCCTCGGGGCCGCCGCCGTCGAACTCGTCGTCGAACAGATCCACCACAACGAACACGGCGTGCCCGCCCGCGCCAAGACGGTCATGATCATGGGTGACTGGGTGGAGGGTGCGACAACCCGCCGGCAGAAGCCGCCAAAACGCCCGACAGTGCCTGCCCCTGCCGCCACGCCCGTGGAGTGA
- a CDS encoding anchor protein: MNHKNAHLEKYPSTPHTRAAFWPLFCLAIVLLQPLGRPLSAADKYWNANSPAVNAWRNANWATSPDGAIGENVATTGDSIFITRSTAQISLDGIASADFPTVNGITVSNGSVVTITTVATGSQTLTVNGASSGDLTWKSISAGYTRLILEGGVAWNGKITEASTATSGTANSTNSKEIRINSQTATSANTKIALNGTGKLVLNQNTGTVTLGELSGTSSSAEITAINAGGNRAISLVQATNTTYAGTWTRGGREWTFTKDGAGRIRFTGAISAWTSGAQITGGSVYLNGTVTGISSSSGTGITVSSGATLGGTGSITLAADKTIILADGAVLDPGDVNDAGVATTGTLTITGTSGAGLVFAGNATIKFNLDGDKIVLVGDSLVGSQTGAGIITFDFTGSSASVVGTTIDLIDFGGTTPGIDLSRFAASEGWSGNFLYGGDGNLLQFQVTGTPIPEPSTVALIFGLGGAGLFLVFRRR, encoded by the coding sequence ATGAACCACAAAAACGCACACCTCGAAAAATATCCTTCTACCCCTCATACTCGCGCGGCGTTTTGGCCGTTGTTTTGTCTGGCGATTGTCCTGCTGCAGCCCCTTGGCCGCCCGCTTTCAGCGGCGGACAAATACTGGAATGCCAATAGCCCGGCGGTGAACGCTTGGAGAAACGCGAATTGGGCCACCTCGCCGGACGGCGCGATTGGCGAGAATGTCGCCACAACAGGAGACTCCATTTTCATCACGCGTTCCACGGCGCAAATCTCCCTCGACGGGATAGCGTCGGCTGATTTTCCCACCGTCAACGGCATTACGGTTTCCAATGGCTCGGTTGTGACGATCACCACTGTCGCGACGGGCAGCCAGACGCTTACGGTGAACGGTGCGTCCAGCGGAGATCTGACGTGGAAAAGTATCAGTGCTGGCTACACGCGCCTCATTCTTGAGGGGGGGGTCGCATGGAATGGAAAAATCACCGAAGCCAGCACGGCGACGTCTGGAACCGCGAATTCCACTAACAGTAAAGAAATCCGCATCAATTCCCAGACTGCCACGAGTGCGAACACAAAAATCGCGCTGAACGGGACAGGCAAACTGGTCCTCAATCAAAACACGGGCACGGTGACGCTGGGCGAACTTTCCGGCACGAGTTCCAGCGCAGAAATCACCGCCATAAACGCGGGGGGCAATCGTGCAATTTCACTGGTGCAAGCAACGAACACGACTTATGCGGGCACCTGGACCAGGGGTGGGCGGGAATGGACCTTCACGAAAGACGGCGCAGGACGGATTCGTTTTACGGGCGCGATTTCGGCGTGGACGAGTGGCGCGCAGATCACCGGCGGCTCGGTTTATCTGAACGGCACCGTCACCGGTATCTCAAGCAGCTCGGGCACGGGCATCACGGTTTCCTCTGGCGCCACGCTTGGCGGCACAGGCAGCATCACCCTGGCGGCGGACAAAACCATCATCCTCGCCGACGGCGCGGTTCTCGACCCCGGCGATGTTAACGACGCTGGCGTCGCCACCACCGGCACGCTGACCATCACCGGCACCTCCGGAGCGGGCCTCGTATTCGCTGGCAATGCCACCATCAAGTTTAACCTCGATGGCGACAAAATCGTGCTTGTGGGTGATTCCCTCGTCGGCTCGCAGACCGGAGCGGGCATCATCACTTTCGACTTCACCGGCTCCTCCGCCAGCGTCGTGGGCACGACCATCGACCTGATCGACTTTGGCGGCACCACGCCAGGCATCGACCTCTCCCGGTTTGCCGCTTCCGAAGGCTGGTCCGGCAATTTCCTCTACGGCGGCGATGGCAATCTCCTGCAGTTTCAGGTTACCGGCACCCCCATTCCCGAGCCTTCGACCGTGGCGCTGATCTTCGGTCTTGGCGGGGCGGGTCTGTTTCTGGTCTTCCGCCGCCGCTGA
- a CDS encoding N-terminal cleavage protein, producing MKTNCRAAFTLIELLTVIAIIGILAAILIPTVGAVRAKADASVCLGRMRQIGTAIAAYMVDNRDTLIGPHPDQRVIPWFNPGGSDEEKNKIMAARLKPYIGIPLGTANGRVYPEVFQCPSTYKRPSQSKTGRKEEIISRLLNTRVHLDGDSNPTTNPWGNYNSPSNPITYSRLGASVSLSRTWAIRECALGYADRNPGTAAGWILNKDIPHGNDFNILYFDWHVGKLAAEQFKD from the coding sequence ATGAAAACGAACTGCCGCGCCGCCTTTACCCTGATCGAACTGCTCACGGTCATCGCCATCATCGGCATCCTCGCCGCCATACTTATTCCCACGGTCGGCGCGGTGCGGGCAAAGGCGGACGCCAGCGTCTGCCTCGGGCGGATGCGGCAAATCGGCACGGCGATTGCCGCCTACATGGTGGACAACAGGGACACATTGATTGGTCCCCACCCCGATCAGCGAGTAATCCCGTGGTTCAACCCCGGCGGCAGCGACGAGGAAAAAAACAAGATAATGGCCGCGCGGTTGAAGCCCTACATCGGCATCCCTCTGGGCACAGCGAACGGGCGCGTCTATCCGGAGGTCTTTCAATGCCCCTCGACCTACAAACGCCCGTCGCAATCGAAAACCGGCAGGAAAGAGGAAATCATCTCCCGGCTGCTCAATACGAGAGTCCATCTTGATGGCGATTCCAACCCCACAACCAATCCGTGGGGAAATTACAACAGTCCGAGCAACCCGATAACATATTCGCGACTCGGTGCGAGCGTCAGTCTTTCCCGCACATGGGCGATCCGTGAATGCGCGCTCGGCTACGCGGATAGGAATCCCGGCACCGCTGCGGGCTGGATACTCAACAAGGACATCCCCCACGGGAACGATTTCAACATCCTCTATTTCGACTGGCATGTCGGCAAGCTTGCGGCCGAGCAGTTCAAGGATTAA